From Mus pahari chromosome 20, PAHARI_EIJ_v1.1, whole genome shotgun sequence, the proteins below share one genomic window:
- the Has3 gene encoding hyaluronan synthase 3, translating into MPVQLTTALRVVGTSLFALVVLGGILAAYVTGYQFIHTEKHYLSFGLYGAILGLHLLIQSLFAFLEHRRMRRAGRPLKLHCSQRPRSVALCIAAYQEDPEYLRKCLRSAQRIAFPNLKVVMVVDGNRQEDAYMLDIFHEVLGGTEQAGFFVWRSNFHEAGEGETEASLQEGMERVRAVVWASTFSCIMQKWGGKREVMYTAFKALGNSVDYIQVCDSDTVLDPACTIEMLRVLEEDPQVGGVGGDVQILNKYDSWISFLSSVRYWMAFNVERACQSYFGCVQCISGPLGMYRNSLLQQFLEDWYHQKFLGSKCSFGDDRHLTNRVLSLGYRTKYTARSKCLTETPTRYLRWLNQQTRWSKSYFREWLYNSLWFHKHHLWMTYESVVTGFFPFFLIATVIQLFYRGRIWNILLFLLTVQLVGIIKATYACFLRGNAEMIFMSLYSLLYMSSLLPAKIFAIATINKSGWGTSGRKTIVVNFIGLIPVSIWVAVLLGGLAYTAYCQDLFSETELAFLVSGAILYGCYWVALLMLYLAIIARRCGKKPEQYSLAFAEV; encoded by the exons ATGCCGGTGCAGCTGACTACAGCCCTGCGTGTGGTGGGCACCAGTCTGTTTGCCCTGGTAGTGCTGGGGGGCATCCTGGCGGCCTATGTAACAGGCTACCAGTTTATCCACACGGAAAAGCACTACCTGTCCTTTGGTCTCTACGGTGCCATCCTGGGTCTACATCTGCTCATCCAGAGCCTGTTTGCCTTCCTGGAGCACCGTCGAATGCGCCGGGCAGGGCGCCCCCTCAAGCTGCACTGCTCTCAGAGGCCACGTTCAGTGGCGCTCTGCATTGctgcctaccaagaggaccctgAGTACCTGCGCAAGTGCCTTCGCTCAGCTCAGCGCATTGCCTTTCCAAACCTCAAGGTGGTCATGGTAGTGGATGGCAATCGCCAGGAAGATGCCTACATGCTGGACATCTTCCATGAGGTGCTGGGTGGCACTGAGCAAGCTGGCTTCTTTGTGTGGCGTAGCAATTTCCATGAGGCGGGTGAAGGAGAGACGGAGGCCAGCCTGCAGGAAGGCATGGAGCGTGTGCGAGCTGTGGTGTGGGCCAGCACCTTCTCATGCATCATGCAGAAGTGGGGGGGCAAGCGTGAGGTCATGTACACTGCCTTCAAGGCCCTTGGCAACTCAGTGGACTACATCCAG GTGTGTGACTCTGACACTGTGCTGGACCCAGCCTGCACCATTGAGATGCTTCGAGTCTTGGAAGAAGATCCCCAAGTCGGAGGTGTTGGAGGAGATGTCCAA ATCCTCAACAAATATGATTCATGGATCTCCTTCCTGAGCAGTGTGAGGTACTGGATGGCCTTCAACGTGGAGCGGGCCTGCCAGTCCTACTTTGGCTGTGTGCAATGTATTAGTGGGCCTTTGGGCATGTACCGCAACAGCCTCCTTCAGCAGTTCCTGGAGGATTGGTACCATCAGAAGTTCCTAGGCAGCAAGTGCAGCTTTGGGGATGATCGGCACCTTACCAACCGAGTCCTGAGTCTTGGCTACCGGACTAAGTATACAGCACGCTCTAAGTGCCTCACAGAGACCCCCACTAGGTACCTTCGATGGCTCAATCAGCAAACCCGCTGGAGCAAGTCTTACTTTCGGGAATGGCTCTACAATTCTCTGTGGTTCCATAAGCACCACCTCTGGATGACCTACGAATCAGTGGTCACAGGTTTTTTCCCATTCTTCCTCATTGCTACAGTCATACAACTCTTCTACCGTGGCCGCATCTGGAacattctcctcttcctgctaACAGTGCAGCTGGTGGGCATTATCAAGGCTACCTATGCCTGCTTCCTTCGAGGCAACGCAGAGATGATCTTCATGTCCCTCTACTCCCTTCTCTATATGTCCAGCCTCTTGCCAGCCAAGATCTTTGCTATTGCTACCATCAACAAGTCTGGCTGGGGCACTTCTGGCAGGAAAACCATTGTAGTGAACTTCATTGGCCTAATCCCTGTGTCCATCTGGGTGGCAGTTCTTCTAGGGGGGTTAGCCTACACAGCTTATTGCCAGGACCTGTTCAGTGAGACTGAGCTAGCCTTCCTAGTCTCTGGGGCCATCCTGTATGGCTGCTACTGGGTGGCCCTCCTCATGCTGTATCTGGCCATTATTGCCCGGAGGTGTGGGAAGAAGCCAGAACAGTATAGCCTGGCTTTTGCGGAGGTGTGA